Proteins found in one Pontibacter sp. SGAir0037 genomic segment:
- a CDS encoding type II toxin-antitoxin system PemK/MazF family toxin → MEISQYEIVLVNLDPTVGSEIQKTRPCVVISPNEINYNLRTVVIAPMTTQSRSYPTRVKVKHNNQVGWVVIDQIRTIDKVRIVKVLGNLNPSEVASCKSVIKETFVD, encoded by the coding sequence ATGGAAATAAGTCAATATGAGATAGTCCTGGTAAATCTGGACCCTACTGTAGGAAGTGAAATACAGAAAACAAGGCCTTGTGTCGTGATATCCCCCAATGAGATCAATTATAACCTAAGAACAGTAGTTATCGCACCTATGACTACCCAGAGCCGTAGTTATCCTACTCGTGTGAAAGTGAAGCATAATAATCAAGTGGGGTGGGTAGTAATTGACCAGATAAGGACTATTGACAAAGTCCGCATTGTTAAAGTGTTAGGTAACCTGAACCCTTCAGAAGTCGCTTCCTGTAAAAGTGTGATAAAAGAAACCTTTGTGGACTAA
- a CDS encoding AbrB/MazE/SpoVT family DNA-binding domain-containing protein, with translation MEVSIIQIGNSKGLRLTKAILDRYNIKDKVELILEKGQIILKPVEHPRKGWEKAFSKMHENGDDQLLLDDVFGDESFDEWK, from the coding sequence ATGGAAGTATCAATCATCCAAATAGGGAATTCCAAGGGGCTACGGCTGACTAAGGCCATTCTGGATAGGTATAACATTAAAGATAAAGTTGAGCTAATACTGGAAAAGGGTCAGATTATTTTAAAGCCAGTTGAGCATCCAAGGAAAGGTTGGGAAAAGGCTTTCAGTAAAATGCACGAGAACGGTGATGACCAGCTGTTACTGGATGATGTGTTTGGTGATGAAAGCTTTGACGAATGGAAATAA
- the hslV gene encoding ATP-dependent protease subunit HslV, with amino-acid sequence MTKIRSTTVVGIYHNGEVALGADGQATMDKHIAKSNVRKVRKLLDGKIVTGFAGSTADAFTLLERFEEKLNAYNSNMKRAAIELAKDWRKDQYLRKLEAMMVVANKEELLIISGTGDVLEPDNQIAAIGSGSMYAHAAALALKKHAPHLSAEEMVRESLNIAADICIYTNHNLIIEKPA; translated from the coding sequence ATGACTAAAATCAGATCAACAACTGTAGTAGGTATTTATCATAATGGCGAAGTGGCATTGGGTGCCGACGGACAAGCAACTATGGACAAGCACATTGCAAAAAGTAATGTGAGAAAAGTACGAAAGCTGCTTGATGGGAAAATTGTAACAGGTTTTGCCGGCTCCACTGCCGATGCATTTACGCTGCTGGAGCGCTTCGAGGAAAAGCTGAATGCCTATAACAGCAATATGAAACGTGCTGCTATTGAGTTGGCAAAAGACTGGCGCAAAGACCAATACCTGCGCAAACTGGAAGCCATGATGGTGGTAGCCAATAAAGAAGAATTACTGATTATTTCGGGTACAGGCGATGTACTGGAACCAGATAATCAGATTGCAGCCATTGGCTCGGGTAGTATGTATGCACACGCTGCAGCGCTGGCACTTAAAAAGCACGCGCCGCATTTATCTGCAGAAGAAATGGTGAGAGAAAGTCTTAACATTGCCGCTGATATCTGTATCTACACGAACCACAACCTGATCATAGAAAAACCGGCTTAG
- a CDS encoding deoxyhypusine synthase family protein, which yields MEVTNFLKKHYKHFNAASVIDAAEGYKTHLNNGGKMLVTLAGAMSTAELGIILAEMIRQDKIHAISCTGANLEEDIFNLVAHDFYERVPHYRELSAADEEALLSRHLNRVTDTCIPEEEAMRRLEHVVLKYWEKADKAGESYFPHEFFYQMLLSGDLEQYYQIDPKNSWMLEAAKKNLPIICPGWEDSTLGNIYAGHVISGDIKNVHTMKTGIQYMMELAEWYTNTAKEESTIGFFQIGGGIAGDFPICVVPMLHQDLQRDGVPLWGYFAQISDSTTSYGSYSGAVPNEKITWGKLGKDTPKFMIESDATIVAPLIFAIVLDM from the coding sequence ATGGAAGTAACTAATTTCTTAAAGAAACACTACAAGCACTTTAATGCAGCCTCTGTGATAGACGCTGCCGAAGGTTACAAAACGCACCTGAATAATGGTGGTAAAATGCTCGTAACACTGGCTGGGGCCATGTCAACAGCTGAATTGGGTATTATTTTAGCAGAAATGATCCGCCAGGATAAAATTCATGCTATTTCCTGCACAGGTGCTAACCTGGAGGAAGATATCTTTAACCTGGTAGCACACGATTTCTATGAGCGTGTTCCACATTACCGCGAGCTATCTGCAGCTGATGAAGAGGCGCTTTTAAGCCGCCACCTGAACCGTGTAACAGATACCTGTATTCCGGAAGAGGAAGCGATGCGCCGTTTGGAGCACGTTGTATTAAAATACTGGGAAAAAGCCGATAAAGCTGGTGAATCGTATTTCCCGCACGAGTTCTTCTACCAGATGTTATTATCTGGCGATCTGGAGCAATATTACCAGATAGATCCGAAGAACAGCTGGATGCTGGAAGCGGCTAAAAAGAATCTGCCAATCATATGCCCGGGTTGGGAAGACTCTACCTTAGGTAATATCTATGCCGGCCACGTGATTAGCGGAGACATCAAGAACGTACATACTATGAAAACCGGTATCCAGTATATGATGGAGCTGGCGGAGTGGTATACTAATACAGCGAAAGAAGAATCTACTATTGGTTTCTTCCAGATTGGCGGAGGTATAGCGGGTGATTTCCCTATTTGCGTAGTGCCAATGCTGCACCAGGACTTACAGCGCGACGGTGTTCCGCTTTGGGGTTATTTTGCCCAGATATCTGATTCTACTACCAGCTATGGTTCTTACTCCGGTGCGGTGCCAAACGAGAAAATTACTTGGGGTAAATTAGGAAAAGATACACCTAAATTCATGATCGAGTCTGATGCTACCATTGTAGCTCCTTTGATTTTCGCGATTGTACTGGATATGTAA
- a CDS encoding M1 family aminopeptidase translates to MNFSEFQKPLAVLLLGASILLSSCKSSSPATVAIPVEAGVSRALAAHRKENISQLRYQLQLHIPRQKKEAIQASETIKFHLKQKQEPLQLDFKEQADHVLSVTINRKRIAPVFEKEHLILPANYLRKGENQVEIEFIAGNLSLNRNEDFLYTLLVPDRARTVFPCFDQPDLKATFALSLTLPQDWQALANGPLQDSVLTGDTKTYHYVASDTISTYLFSFVAGKFSKVTRTAGGREMNFYHRETDTAKLNHSLDQIFRIHGDALKYMQEYTRIPYPFQKFDFVAIPDFQYGGMEHVGAIDYKASSLFLDEGSTRDQEISRSSLISHETAHMWFGDLVTMQWFNDVWMKEVFANFMADKITKVALADSNFDLKFLLDHFPAAYAVDRTAGANPIRQQLDNLQDAGTMYGNIIYHKAPIVMRQLERLMGEEAFKQGLQVYLQQYAFGNATWPDLIEILDARTPIDLQAWNQVWVNESGRPQFDYQLEYKDKEITSLTITQKGEDGSDRLWPQLFEVALVYKDHVEEITVNMHEKQVLVKEAAGRPRPLFILFNSSGQGYGQFPVDLNNLAAVSGLKDPVMRASAYINMYESMLNGRDITPTVMRTFTLEEAAKETEELNQKLLLGQLQDVFWQYTLPQERKELGAKLESSLWAAMLQQKAPNARKLFFKAYQQLATTKEAQDKLFQVWKKEQAPAGVTLTEDDYTSLALALAVRNFPGPVLEEQLLRIKNPDRQNRLRFLMPALSPDPATRNTFFASLKQRENREKEAWVTTALAYLHHPLRAETSQQYLQESLELLEEIQLTGDIFFPANWLQSTFGSYQSSEAAESIRTFLQQNSDLNPKLRAKVLQAADGVFRAEKAREAGR, encoded by the coding sequence ATGAATTTTAGTGAATTTCAAAAACCTCTAGCTGTATTACTTCTGGGTGCATCCATACTTCTAAGTTCCTGTAAAAGCTCCTCTCCTGCTACTGTTGCCATTCCTGTAGAGGCAGGGGTATCAAGGGCATTGGCAGCCCACCGCAAGGAGAACATAAGTCAGCTCCGCTACCAGCTACAGCTACATATTCCCAGGCAGAAAAAAGAGGCTATTCAGGCTTCCGAAACTATAAAATTCCACCTGAAACAGAAGCAGGAGCCACTGCAACTAGATTTTAAAGAACAGGCTGATCATGTGCTCTCTGTTACCATTAACCGGAAAAGAATTGCGCCTGTCTTCGAAAAAGAGCACCTTATTTTACCAGCCAACTATCTGCGGAAAGGGGAAAACCAGGTGGAGATAGAATTTATAGCTGGCAACCTTTCGCTGAACAGAAACGAAGATTTCCTGTATACGTTGCTGGTGCCTGACAGGGCACGCACCGTTTTTCCATGTTTCGATCAGCCCGACCTAAAAGCCACTTTTGCACTTTCACTTACCTTACCGCAAGATTGGCAGGCGCTGGCAAATGGCCCGCTTCAGGACTCTGTACTGACAGGTGATACAAAAACATATCATTATGTGGCGTCTGATACCATCAGTACCTACCTTTTCTCATTTGTTGCTGGCAAATTCTCTAAAGTTACCCGCACAGCAGGTGGCAGAGAGATGAACTTTTACCATCGTGAAACCGATACGGCTAAGCTGAACCACAGCCTGGACCAGATATTCAGGATACACGGCGATGCTCTCAAATACATGCAGGAGTATACCCGGATTCCGTACCCTTTCCAGAAGTTCGACTTTGTGGCTATACCCGATTTCCAATATGGCGGTATGGAGCATGTCGGTGCCATCGATTATAAAGCTTCGTCGCTCTTTCTGGATGAAGGTTCTACACGCGATCAGGAAATTTCGCGCTCCAGCCTTATCTCCCACGAAACTGCCCATATGTGGTTCGGAGACCTGGTTACCATGCAATGGTTCAACGATGTCTGGATGAAGGAAGTCTTTGCCAACTTTATGGCCGATAAAATTACCAAAGTAGCGCTGGCTGACTCTAACTTCGATCTTAAGTTCCTGCTCGATCATTTTCCGGCTGCCTATGCCGTTGATCGTACTGCAGGCGCTAACCCAATCCGGCAGCAGCTTGATAACCTGCAGGACGCAGGCACCATGTACGGCAACATTATCTACCATAAAGCTCCCATTGTGATGCGGCAACTGGAAAGGCTGATGGGCGAAGAAGCTTTTAAACAAGGGCTACAGGTATACCTGCAACAATATGCTTTCGGTAATGCCACCTGGCCCGACCTGATTGAGATACTGGATGCACGCACTCCCATCGACCTGCAGGCCTGGAACCAGGTGTGGGTAAATGAGTCGGGGCGGCCGCAGTTCGATTATCAACTGGAATACAAAGACAAGGAAATTACATCTCTTACAATCACACAAAAAGGAGAAGACGGATCAGACAGGCTTTGGCCACAATTGTTTGAAGTAGCCTTGGTTTATAAAGATCATGTAGAAGAGATTACGGTAAATATGCATGAGAAGCAGGTATTGGTAAAAGAAGCAGCAGGCAGGCCCCGTCCGCTTTTCATCCTGTTTAACTCTTCGGGTCAAGGTTATGGCCAGTTTCCTGTTGACCTGAACAACCTGGCTGCAGTCTCAGGGCTTAAAGATCCGGTAATGCGTGCTTCGGCTTATATTAACATGTATGAAAGCATGCTGAATGGCCGCGATATAACGCCTACAGTGATGCGCACCTTTACTTTAGAGGAGGCCGCAAAGGAAACAGAAGAATTAAACCAGAAACTACTTCTGGGGCAACTGCAGGATGTTTTCTGGCAATACACCCTGCCGCAGGAACGAAAAGAGCTCGGAGCAAAACTGGAAAGTAGCCTCTGGGCCGCTATGCTGCAGCAGAAAGCGCCGAATGCCCGAAAATTATTTTTTAAAGCCTATCAGCAACTGGCAACTACCAAAGAGGCACAGGACAAACTGTTCCAGGTCTGGAAAAAAGAACAGGCTCCTGCAGGCGTAACACTTACAGAAGATGATTATACTTCGCTCGCCCTTGCTTTGGCAGTGCGCAACTTTCCGGGACCTGTGCTGGAAGAGCAGCTGCTGCGCATAAAAAACCCTGACCGCCAGAACAGGCTGCGCTTCCTGATGCCTGCTTTATCGCCTGACCCGGCTACACGCAATACTTTTTTCGCTTCTCTGAAACAAAGAGAAAACCGGGAAAAAGAAGCTTGGGTAACTACTGCTCTTGCTTACCTGCACCACCCTTTACGAGCGGAAACATCGCAACAATACCTGCAAGAAAGCCTGGAGCTGCTTGAAGAAATCCAGTTAACCGGCGATATTTTCTTTCCTGCGAACTGGCTGCAAAGTACATTCGGCTCTTACCAAAGCTCTGAAGCAGCCGAATCAATCAGAACGTTTTTGCAGCAAAATTCTGATCTTAATCCGAAACTAAGGGCAAAAGTGCTACAAGCAGCAGACGGCGTGTTCAGAGCGGAGAAAGCAAGAGAGGCAGGCAGATAG
- a CDS encoding catalase, with amino-acid sequence MSDNKDQHKDLPSSYNVNENSKNRQLESFRENPKNQYMTTDQGTRISHTDDSLKAGSRGPTIMEDFHFREKMTHLDHESIPERVVHARGSGAHGYFQPYDDSLKEYTKARFLTDPSTRTPLFVRFSTVVGSRGSADTVRDVRGFATKFYTSEGNYDLVANNIPVFFIQDSIKFPDLVHAIKPEPNNEMPQASAAHDTFWDFASLMPETMHMLLWVLSDRAIPRSFRMMEGFGVHTFRLINEAGKSRFVKFHWRPKLGAHSLVWDEAQKLAGKDPDWLRRDLWEAIEMGNYPEFELCVQIVEEEDELKFNFDLLDATKLIPEELVPLRPVGLMTLNRNPDNFFAETEQVAFHPGNLVPGIDVTNDPLLQGRLFSYIDTQINRFHSSNFTEVPINRPVVPVHNQNGAGFMRQTINKGRVNYWPNSIGEGEPKMAPENEGGYVHYEEKVEGHKIRARSESFNDHYSQATLFWNSMTEPEKKHIVQAAHFELGKVEIKAIRERMVGHFYKIAPELAEMVAEGIGVGIPKNQEIASTGHYEDNDASRKIKAGTSVDASTALSMEKNKIQTAKSRKVAILLEDGYDYDEVMQIKNALKEAGASAKIVSKLYGMRKATNGQEIEADKSHITTGSIMYDAIYIPDGEAHIEALMQEGDALHFINEAFKHCKAIATSGNGIALLQKAEVPGISFADKSAAKVMADKGVITAGTEADADDFATAFIDAIKKHRHWDREEKTKVPA; translated from the coding sequence ATGAGCGACAACAAAGACCAGCATAAAGACCTTCCATCATCCTACAACGTTAACGAAAACAGCAAGAACAGGCAGTTAGAAAGTTTCAGGGAGAACCCAAAAAATCAGTATATGACGACTGATCAGGGCACCCGAATCAGCCACACCGACGATTCCTTGAAGGCAGGATCGAGAGGCCCGACCATAATGGAAGATTTTCACTTCCGCGAAAAAATGACGCACCTCGATCACGAGTCTATACCGGAGCGAGTTGTACATGCCAGAGGTTCAGGTGCACATGGTTACTTTCAGCCATACGACGATTCTCTGAAAGAATACACCAAAGCCAGGTTTCTGACCGATCCAAGCACAAGAACGCCTTTGTTTGTTCGCTTCTCAACGGTTGTAGGTTCCAGAGGATCAGCTGACACAGTGAGGGATGTACGGGGCTTTGCAACCAAGTTTTATACTTCAGAAGGAAACTATGATCTGGTGGCAAATAACATACCTGTCTTCTTTATTCAGGATTCCATTAAATTTCCTGACCTGGTACACGCCATTAAACCGGAGCCTAACAATGAAATGCCTCAGGCCTCTGCTGCACACGATACCTTCTGGGACTTTGCTTCGCTGATGCCTGAGACCATGCACATGCTCCTGTGGGTTTTGTCGGATCGTGCCATTCCGCGCAGCTTCCGGATGATGGAAGGTTTCGGAGTGCATACTTTCCGTTTAATAAACGAAGCAGGTAAATCGCGCTTTGTTAAATTTCACTGGCGGCCAAAACTCGGGGCACATTCGCTTGTGTGGGACGAGGCCCAGAAGCTGGCAGGTAAAGATCCGGATTGGCTCCGCCGCGACCTCTGGGAAGCGATTGAAATGGGCAACTACCCGGAATTTGAACTCTGTGTGCAGATAGTAGAGGAAGAAGACGAGCTGAAATTCAATTTCGATTTGCTGGATGCAACAAAGCTTATTCCGGAAGAACTGGTGCCCTTGAGGCCGGTTGGGTTAATGACACTAAACCGTAATCCTGACAACTTCTTTGCCGAAACAGAGCAGGTAGCGTTTCACCCGGGTAACCTGGTGCCCGGCATCGATGTGACCAACGACCCGCTGCTACAGGGCAGGCTTTTCTCTTATATTGATACTCAGATAAACCGCTTCCATAGCTCTAACTTCACAGAGGTTCCTATAAACCGGCCTGTAGTGCCTGTCCATAACCAGAACGGAGCCGGTTTTATGCGCCAAACAATTAACAAAGGCAGGGTAAATTACTGGCCAAACTCAATTGGTGAGGGAGAGCCTAAAATGGCTCCTGAAAACGAAGGAGGCTATGTGCATTATGAAGAAAAAGTAGAAGGCCACAAGATCAGGGCCCGAAGCGAAAGCTTTAACGACCATTACTCCCAGGCAACCTTATTCTGGAACTCCATGACAGAGCCGGAGAAGAAGCACATTGTGCAGGCAGCACATTTTGAGCTGGGTAAAGTAGAGATAAAAGCCATTCGGGAGCGCATGGTTGGCCATTTTTATAAAATCGCCCCGGAACTTGCCGAAATGGTTGCCGAAGGCATTGGCGTGGGAATACCAAAAAACCAGGAAATAGCATCTACAGGTCATTATGAGGATAACGATGCTTCCAGGAAAATAAAAGCAGGCACATCAGTCGATGCTTCTACTGCTTTAAGCATGGAGAAGAATAAAATACAAACTGCAAAATCAAGAAAAGTGGCTATCCTGCTCGAAGATGGCTATGACTATGATGAAGTAATGCAGATTAAAAACGCCCTAAAGGAGGCTGGTGCCAGTGCAAAGATCGTTTCTAAATTATACGGCATGCGCAAGGCTACGAACGGACAGGAAATAGAAGCCGATAAAAGCCATATCACCACCGGCTCCATTATGTATGATGCCATTTATATTCCAGACGGTGAAGCACATATAGAGGCACTCATGCAGGAAGGTGATGCTTTACATTTTATCAATGAAGCTTTTAAACATTGTAAAGCAATAGCCACATCAGGTAACGGGATTGCTTTGCTTCAGAAAGCAGAGGTGCCCGGAATTTCCTTTGCCGATAAAAGTGCCGCAAAAGTAATGGCTGATAAAGGGGTTATAACCGCAGGCACCGAGGCTGATGCAGATGATTTTGCCACAGCTTTTATCGATGCCATTAAGAAGCACCGCCACTGGGACAGAGAAGAAAAAACCAAGGTGCCGGCCTAA
- a CDS encoding 2'-5' RNA ligase family protein, whose protein sequence is MIAITSLLDKKHTERVLELIENLERRFGLRGVKMTPYPHLTLLTAEIPDMQEMKEYLDQICLETTPFKIRTTGLGIFPGPNPVIYTPVLRTPLLNNFHDRLHRDIAEMSSEMGVYYNPNMWLPHISLALGDTSQELLGPILAFLSSYNFNWEIELNNLTLLQKRGDYFLKDEEFRFVKNEYIF, encoded by the coding sequence ATGATTGCCATAACTTCCTTACTCGATAAAAAACACACCGAACGGGTACTGGAACTTATAGAGAACCTGGAAAGGAGGTTCGGGCTGCGGGGCGTTAAAATGACACCTTATCCGCACCTGACGCTTCTGACAGCTGAAATTCCGGATATGCAGGAAATGAAGGAATACCTCGACCAGATCTGTCTGGAGACTACTCCGTTTAAAATCAGAACAACAGGCCTTGGCATTTTTCCTGGTCCAAACCCGGTTATTTACACCCCTGTTCTCCGCACCCCGCTGCTCAACAATTTTCACGACCGGCTGCACCGCGATATAGCAGAGATGAGCAGTGAAATGGGCGTGTACTATAACCCGAACATGTGGCTGCCTCACATTTCGCTTGCATTGGGTGATACATCGCAGGAACTGCTGGGGCCTATACTTGCCTTTTTAAGCAGCTACAACTTTAACTGGGAAATAGAACTGAATAATCTTACTCTTCTTCAAAAGAGAGGAGACTATTTTCTAAAAGATGAAGAATTCCGCTTCGTTAAAAACGAGTATATCTTTTAA
- the abc-f gene encoding ribosomal protection-like ABC-F family protein → MISINNLNFHFGSRPMYEDANLHIKPKDKIGLIGLNGTGKSTLLRIIVGEYAPDGGSIQMSKETTIGFLNQDLLSYETHESILSVAMQAFEEAISLQKEIDKVLVEFENNFHDDLVDKLAGLQERFEALGGYSMQANAEAILEGLGFSTAELQQPLASFSGGWRMRVMLAKILLQQPSLLLLDEPTNHLDLPSIKWLESYLERYEGAVVIVSHDREFLDKTTTTTVEVANAKLNVYPGNYSFYVEEKALRNEIQKGAYENQQAHIRQTERFIERFKAKATKAKQAQSRMKQLERMERIEDVAPDAAKVNFSFRFNVQPGRHILRLEHMSKSYGDKIIFRDTNVHVERGDKIALIGGNGKGKSTLLRIIAGTEHIQGKRELGHNVIMSFYAQHQLESLSVDNEILQELQQAGSGKTEVELRTLLGSFLFTGETVFKKIKVLSGGEKSRVALAKTLISEANFLMLDEPTNHLDMQSVNILIQALEQYEGTFIIISHDRYFVENVATKIWYIEDYQLKEYPGTYHEYEAFQERKEKEAKKVAASTPAPVKEEPKQKQQRDTSEYNALNNQLKQANRQLSDVEKQVQKLEQELAGYEAQLADPKVYSNPDLLQEKSLKFEQVQKELQKVNEKWEALMLEVEELEGKLN, encoded by the coding sequence ATGATTTCTATCAATAACCTGAACTTTCACTTTGGCAGCCGTCCGATGTACGAAGATGCCAACCTGCACATTAAACCCAAAGATAAGATTGGTCTTATTGGCCTCAATGGCACCGGCAAATCTACTTTGCTGCGTATTATCGTTGGCGAGTATGCCCCGGACGGTGGAAGTATTCAGATGAGCAAGGAAACCACCATCGGGTTTCTGAACCAGGATCTGTTAAGTTACGAGACACACGAAAGTATATTATCGGTGGCGATGCAGGCCTTTGAAGAAGCCATCAGCTTACAGAAGGAGATTGACAAGGTGCTGGTTGAATTCGAGAATAATTTCCACGACGACCTAGTTGATAAACTGGCTGGCCTGCAGGAGCGCTTCGAGGCATTGGGAGGCTACAGCATGCAGGCCAATGCCGAGGCCATACTGGAAGGGCTTGGCTTTTCTACAGCAGAATTGCAGCAGCCACTGGCTTCCTTCTCCGGGGGCTGGCGTATGCGTGTTATGCTGGCTAAAATATTATTACAGCAGCCATCGCTGCTGTTGCTCGACGAACCTACCAACCACCTGGACTTACCTTCTATTAAATGGCTGGAATCTTATTTAGAACGCTACGAAGGTGCCGTGGTAATTGTATCGCACGACCGGGAGTTTCTGGATAAAACGACCACCACTACAGTAGAAGTGGCTAATGCTAAACTGAATGTATACCCGGGCAACTACAGCTTTTATGTAGAGGAAAAAGCCTTGCGAAATGAAATTCAGAAAGGTGCCTACGAAAACCAGCAAGCCCATATACGGCAGACAGAGCGGTTTATCGAGCGCTTTAAGGCTAAAGCTACCAAGGCAAAGCAGGCCCAAAGCCGTATGAAGCAACTGGAGCGGATGGAGCGCATAGAAGATGTAGCACCTGATGCCGCCAAAGTAAACTTTAGCTTCCGGTTTAACGTGCAGCCTGGCCGCCATATCCTGCGCCTGGAGCACATGAGCAAAAGCTATGGCGATAAAATAATTTTCAGAGACACCAATGTGCATGTGGAGCGAGGCGATAAAATTGCGCTGATAGGTGGTAACGGAAAAGGTAAATCTACCTTGCTGCGCATCATCGCCGGTACAGAGCATATCCAGGGGAAGCGTGAGCTCGGGCACAATGTTATCATGTCGTTTTACGCACAGCATCAGCTGGAGTCTCTTTCCGTAGACAACGAAATTCTGCAGGAATTGCAGCAGGCAGGCTCCGGTAAAACAGAAGTGGAGTTACGCACCCTGCTGGGCTCTTTCCTTTTTACAGGCGAAACAGTGTTTAAGAAGATCAAAGTGCTGTCGGGAGGGGAGAAGTCGCGGGTAGCGCTGGCGAAAACATTAATTTCCGAAGCCAATTTCCTGATGCTCGATGAGCCTACGAACCACCTGGATATGCAGTCGGTAAATATTCTTATTCAGGCACTGGAGCAGTATGAGGGTACGTTTATCATCATCTCCCACGACCGTTATTTTGTTGAGAATGTGGCTACCAAGATATGGTATATTGAGGATTATCAGCTGAAGGAATATCCTGGTACTTATCACGAGTACGAAGCATTTCAGGAGCGTAAGGAGAAGGAGGCTAAAAAGGTGGCTGCCAGTACACCTGCCCCTGTTAAAGAAGAGCCAAAGCAGAAACAGCAGCGGGATACATCAGAATATAATGCGTTAAATAACCAGCTAAAGCAGGCGAACAGGCAGTTGTCGGATGTAGAAAAGCAGGTGCAGAAACTGGAACAGGAGCTGGCTGGTTATGAAGCACAACTCGCCGATCCGAAGGTATACAGCAACCCTGATCTGCTGCAGGAAAAATCGCTTAAGTTTGAACAGGTGCAGAAAGAGCTTCAAAAGGTGAATGAGAAGTGGGAGGCCCTGATGCTGGAAGTAGAGGAGCTGGAAGGAAAGTTAAATTAA
- a CDS encoding ATP-binding cassette domain-containing protein: MSHKLEVDSIQLAFNDRRILSDIYLKCETGKITGLLGRNGQGKSCLMKIIYGSMPCEKSVRFDQKVQFEAFKRPDLLLYLPQFNFIPRSLSLKRIFKDFNLDFAVFQHRFPEFSSRYRSSVGSLSGGGQRLVEIYVIVKSSSCFAMLDEPFSHLNPMQIEKVKELLLEEKEHKGLLITDHMYRHILDLSDNLYVLEGGKTHLTKTIEDIEMLGYARL; encoded by the coding sequence ATGAGCCACAAGCTGGAAGTTGACAGTATACAACTGGCATTCAATGACAGGAGAATCCTTTCAGATATATACCTGAAATGTGAAACAGGCAAAATAACCGGTCTGTTGGGCAGAAACGGCCAGGGAAAATCGTGCCTGATGAAGATCATTTACGGCAGCATGCCTTGTGAAAAATCCGTGCGTTTCGACCAGAAAGTGCAGTTTGAAGCATTTAAGCGGCCCGACCTGCTACTTTACCTGCCACAGTTTAACTTTATTCCGCGGTCCCTTTCCCTTAAGCGTATTTTTAAAGATTTTAACCTTGACTTTGCTGTGTTTCAGCACAGATTTCCAGAATTTAGTTCCAGGTACAGATCGTCTGTTGGCAGCCTGTCTGGCGGTGGCCAACGGCTCGTGGAGATCTATGTTATAGTGAAATCCTCTTCCTGTTTTGCCATGCTGGATGAGCCTTTCTCCCATTTGAATCCGATGCAGATAGAGAAAGTGAAGGAACTACTGCTGGAAGAAAAGGAACACAAAGGCTTGCTGATTACAGACCACATGTACAGGCACATCCTGGATCTCAGCGACAACCTTTATGTACTGGAAGGCGGGAAAACCCACCTGACCAAAACAATTGAAGATATTGAAATGCTTGGCTATGCCAGGTTATAG